In Lonchura striata isolate bLonStr1 chromosome 2, bLonStr1.mat, whole genome shotgun sequence, a single genomic region encodes these proteins:
- the PTMS gene encoding parathymosin, protein MSEKRVEEAPAELSAKERKEKKEKVEEKAIHKEKKKEIVEDEENGADEDDEENPDDVDEEEGGDEDEEADENGQEQDGHAEKRSAEEEEDEVDPKRQKTENGSSA, encoded by the exons ATGTCGGAAAAACGCGTTGAGGAGGCACCGGCGGAGCTGAGCGCTAAG gaaaggaaagaaaagaaggaaaaggtcGAAGAGAAAGCCATccacaaagaaaagaagaaggagATAGTAGAG GATGAGGAAAATGGAGCtgatgaggatgatgaagaGAATCCTGATGATGTAGATGAAGAAGAAGGTGGTGATGAGGATGAAG AAGCAGATGAGaatgggcaggagcaggatggcCACGCAGAGAAACGAtctgcagaggaggaggag GATGAAGTGGATCCAAAGAGACAGAAGACAGAAAACGGCTCTTCAGCTTGA